In Chryseobacterium camelliae, one DNA window encodes the following:
- a CDS encoding spondin domain-containing protein yields the protein MKPKSLGLLSILGLTLLITACSKNEDEMDNMALSNTITIQNVLDSKPLVESGTFKNTGASPLIMPGESVSFQFSAGKGQAISFATMYGWSNDLFFAPENPGIKLYKEDGTPIEGDISAQIKLWDNGTRINQHPGQSVSHPGVAEASSKNIKEVNGTDDQGNTYAPAKDLLNATLHYDGNSLFTLTIKNTSGNTANPTPFSPGVWAISYIAGGNLLNPKILFEAGTLTANGLTNLSEMGDNSLIGNYVKEQTGIFTPLSPVLVVVYNGIENPIYTVGQKDAGKGLKKLAQMGNAADLAAYLKTVKGVKNVYVLSAEGSTVLLPRIGNQDGSKVSQKLDVSNGDRIAVATMYGLSNDWFFASKGNGVDAMLKGDISNTISLFDNGTAVNQFPGASITQFNLAGTPIAEDKNIEEVPNPNAFTTLPSIPNIIKVTLE from the coding sequence ATGAAACCAAAATCACTTGGCCTGCTTTCAATTTTAGGACTTACTTTATTGATAACTGCCTGTAGCAAAAATGAGGATGAAATGGATAATATGGCTTTATCCAATACCATTACAATTCAGAATGTTTTAGATTCAAAACCACTGGTAGAATCAGGAACCTTTAAAAATACCGGAGCTTCTCCGTTAATCATGCCTGGGGAATCTGTATCCTTTCAGTTTTCGGCGGGTAAAGGTCAGGCTATTTCTTTTGCAACGATGTACGGTTGGTCAAATGATTTATTTTTTGCACCAGAGAATCCGGGAATCAAACTGTATAAAGAGGATGGTACACCTATTGAAGGTGATATATCGGCTCAAATTAAACTTTGGGATAATGGTACTAGAATTAACCAGCATCCAGGACAATCAGTCTCACATCCGGGTGTTGCGGAAGCAAGTAGTAAGAACATCAAAGAGGTAAACGGTACTGATGATCAGGGAAACACCTATGCACCTGCTAAGGATTTGCTGAATGCTACGTTACACTATGATGGAAATTCTCTTTTTACCTTAACCATAAAAAACACATCCGGTAATACAGCCAATCCTACACCTTTTAGTCCCGGTGTATGGGCTATTTCTTATATAGCAGGGGGAAATTTACTAAATCCAAAAATTCTTTTTGAAGCAGGTACGCTTACCGCCAATGGATTGACCAACCTTTCTGAAATGGGAGACAATAGCCTTATTGGCAACTATGTGAAGGAACAGACTGGGATTTTTACTCCGCTATCTCCGGTACTTGTTGTAGTCTATAACGGAATAGAAAACCCAATTTATACCGTTGGACAAAAAGACGCCGGGAAAGGTTTGAAAAAATTGGCACAAATGGGAAATGCCGCTGATCTTGCAGCTTATCTGAAAACCGTTAAAGGCGTTAAGAATGTGTATGTATTAAGTGCTGAGGGAAGTACAGTATTGTTGCCAAGAATCGGTAATCAGGACGGTAGTAAGGTGTCGCAAAAACTTGATGTCTCTAATGGTGATAGAATTGCCGTAGCTACCATGTATGGTCTATCCAATGATTGGTTTTTTGCTTCCAAAGGGAATGGCGTAGATGCGATGTTAAAAGGTGACATTTCAAACACGATCAGTCTATTTGATAATGGAACAGCAGTAAATCAATTTCCCGGAGCAAGCATCACCCAGTTCAATTTAGCTGGGACACCTATCGCAGAAGATAAAAATATTGAGGAGGTCCCTAATCCTAATGCATTTACCACGCTACCATCCATACCCAATATCATTAAAGTTACACTGGAGTAA
- a CDS encoding peroxiredoxin-like family protein, with translation MKKIRQKISVLMGCLFFLIVGQTVNAQEKKRSMQKDMKMEHVEMGTSMIPQKAEDISPLLVGEKIPMATLADQTGKMIDLNTLVSEKPTILIFYRGGWCPYCSKQLAGLEGIAEDLNKTGYQLLAVSTDKPDGLMASVQKENLTYTLLSDADVSLAKKFGIAFKAPKSYWDLLPKSSGGKNKDLLLPVPSVFILDRKGKINFEYINPDFTQRLKPQLLKVVAETIINDL, from the coding sequence ATGAAAAAGATCAGACAAAAAATCAGTGTCCTAATGGGATGTCTGTTCTTCTTAATAGTAGGACAAACAGTCAATGCGCAAGAAAAAAAGAGGTCTATGCAGAAGGATATGAAAATGGAGCACGTGGAAATGGGCACCTCTATGATTCCTCAGAAGGCAGAGGATATAAGTCCATTACTGGTGGGTGAAAAAATACCTATGGCTACGTTAGCAGACCAGACTGGGAAAATGATTGACCTCAATACATTGGTTTCGGAAAAACCAACTATTCTGATTTTTTACCGTGGTGGCTGGTGTCCTTACTGCTCGAAGCAATTGGCCGGTTTGGAAGGTATAGCTGAAGATTTGAACAAAACGGGTTATCAACTGCTTGCCGTTAGTACAGATAAGCCGGACGGATTAATGGCCTCTGTACAAAAAGAAAATTTAACGTATACTTTACTCTCAGATGCTGATGTGTCTCTGGCTAAAAAGTTCGGAATTGCTTTTAAGGCTCCAAAGTCATATTGGGACCTGCTCCCGAAGTCAAGTGGGGGTAAAAACAAAGATTTACTTTTACCGGTACCGTCTGTTTTTATTCTCGATCGTAAAGGTAAAATCAATTTTGAATACATCAATCCTGATTTTACCCAAAGGCTAAAGCCGCAATTACTTAAGGTAGTTGCTGAAACTATTATCAACGATTTATAA
- a CDS encoding thioredoxin family protein: protein MKSLKSIIPLVLAFFLLTALGNTGIAQQMPNKKMETTAKEIKFSDGTWKDIAAMAKKNKKYVFVDAYTTWCGPCKLLKSHTFKEKEVATFFNKNFINVTVDMEKGEGLTLAQKWDVNSYPALLFFTPDGKLVMKQIGFVEGKKLIEIGKQSMAKI, encoded by the coding sequence ATGAAAAGTTTAAAATCAATCATACCGCTCGTCCTTGCATTCTTCTTATTGACTGCTTTAGGAAATACGGGTATAGCACAGCAGATGCCCAATAAGAAAATGGAGACTACTGCTAAAGAAATTAAGTTCTCCGATGGTACGTGGAAGGATATTGCAGCAATGGCTAAAAAGAATAAAAAGTATGTATTTGTGGATGCGTATACCACTTGGTGCGGGCCGTGTAAACTGCTGAAATCACATACTTTTAAAGAAAAGGAAGTCGCTACTTTCTTTAATAAAAACTTCATTAATGTAACTGTTGATATGGAGAAAGGTGAAGGTTTGACATTAGCCCAAAAATGGGATGTAAATTCTTATCCTGCACTGTTGTTTTTCACCCCTGACGGTAAACTGGTTATGAAGCAGATAGGATTTGTAGAAGGAAAGAAACTCATTGAGATTGGAAAACAATCAATGGCAAAAATATAA
- a CDS encoding SDR family oxidoreductase yields MSHWNLNNKRILVTGGTKGIGKATVIELADLGAQVLFTGRDQESVNLVEKELQEMGLEVSGIMADVTSSDHRHKITEWIGKNWKSLDVLVNNAGINIRKPTMEYQEREYRQLLEINLIAPFELAMLLHPYLKKAKLGVVINVASVAGIMDARTGAPYGMSKGGLIQLGRNLANEWAADHIRVNTVSPWFTMTPATERVLSNEEKLKKIIDRTPLKRVAEDKEIAAVIAFLSMDKASFVNGQNIVVDGGATAAIL; encoded by the coding sequence ATGAGCCATTGGAATCTGAACAATAAACGGATTCTCGTTACCGGAGGAACCAAAGGAATAGGAAAGGCTACGGTAATAGAGTTAGCAGACTTAGGAGCACAGGTATTATTTACCGGAAGGGATCAGGAATCCGTGAACCTTGTAGAAAAGGAGTTACAGGAGATGGGATTAGAAGTGAGCGGAATAATGGCGGATGTTACCAGCAGCGACCATCGCCATAAAATCACCGAGTGGATTGGGAAAAACTGGAAATCTCTGGATGTTTTGGTAAATAATGCGGGTATTAATATCCGGAAACCAACGATGGAATACCAAGAGCGTGAATACAGGCAGTTGCTGGAAATAAACCTGATTGCTCCATTTGAATTAGCTATGTTATTGCATCCCTACTTAAAAAAGGCCAAGTTGGGCGTGGTGATTAATGTTGCTTCAGTAGCGGGTATCATGGATGCCCGCACCGGAGCTCCTTATGGAATGTCCAAAGGAGGATTAATTCAATTAGGGCGAAATTTAGCCAATGAATGGGCAGCTGACCATATAAGAGTAAATACGGTATCCCCCTGGTTTACCATGACACCTGCAACAGAGCGTGTTTTATCAAACGAGGAAAAATTAAAAAAAATAATCGATCGAACACCATTAAAAAGGGTAGCGGAGGATAAAGAAATAGCAGCGGTAATAGCTTTCCTGTCAATGGATAAGGCATCTTTTGTAAATGGGCAAAATATTGTTGTAGATGGTGGCGCAACGGCGGCAATTTTGTAA
- a CDS encoding helix-turn-helix domain-containing protein has translation MLKPTKPINTFVYNRGDEQWVLIDEIKYTMPAGSILPLVANQNFVFEQPDRLVAWQFNREFYCIVDHDAEVGCVGFLFYGIEHPMFIQLSPSEIEEMEQLQKMFTLEWPSKDNFQGEMLRTLLKYLIIKTTRAAKFQSESYQKFPDEKMDIVRKFSLLIEENFKTEHGVKYYAEQLNKSAKTLSNIFAILGQPSPSKIIQARIILEAKRYLHYTDKSAKEIAYEIGFESPAHFSRFFKLHVGLSISEFKEMNLQKNKTEE, from the coding sequence TTGCTAAAGCCAACCAAGCCGATAAATACTTTTGTTTACAATAGAGGTGATGAACAATGGGTATTGATTGATGAAATCAAATATACAATGCCGGCGGGTTCTATTTTGCCATTGGTTGCCAACCAGAATTTTGTATTTGAACAACCGGACCGCCTTGTAGCCTGGCAATTTAACAGAGAATTTTACTGTATTGTAGACCATGATGCAGAGGTAGGCTGTGTGGGGTTCTTATTTTATGGTATTGAGCATCCAATGTTTATTCAACTCAGCCCATCGGAAATTGAAGAAATGGAACAGCTGCAAAAGATGTTCACTTTGGAATGGCCTTCAAAAGATAATTTTCAGGGAGAGATGCTGAGAACATTATTGAAATACCTTATTATAAAAACGACAAGAGCCGCTAAATTTCAAAGCGAAAGCTACCAGAAGTTCCCGGATGAAAAAATGGACATTGTTCGCAAATTTTCTTTGCTTATAGAGGAGAATTTTAAGACCGAGCACGGGGTAAAATATTATGCGGAACAACTTAATAAATCTGCTAAGACATTGAGTAATATTTTTGCCATCCTGGGCCAGCCTTCTCCATCCAAAATCATTCAGGCCAGAATAATACTGGAAGCTAAAAGATACCTACACTATACTGATAAATCGGCAAAGGAAATTGCATATGAGATCGGTTTTGAAAGTCCTGCGCATTTTAGTCGTTTCTTTAAGCTCCATGTCGGATTAAGTATCTCCGAATTTAAAGAAATGAACCTTCAAAAAAATAAAACGGAGGAATAA
- a CDS encoding fibronectin type III domain-containing protein, whose translation MKYISFFIFFIVQWAFGQALYPYLQNPTPNSMIVNWKTSSNNETTVLYGTSPTNLNVTFTGTTNIFSDTGYNNNYYYHTAKIANLQPNTKYYYKIKTGTSESAVYNFKTLPLPGQAATANGKIRFFIMGDNQIKAEPRYDTLTLNAYKKLKEKFGASSDPSDNIALTFMVGDQVDVGTLDHYENVHFKKNIKLSPYIPIQTTVGNHETYGSLGMNAYNAHFYTDEVKYQGIASGSKNYYAQQAGNVLFISLNTEKTEPAQMAWLQQVLTAANNDSTVAWIISLAHRPYQAEQYVGDISTWVRNTAVPLMATSSKYLMHIGAHHHLYHRGQLKNSPTYQLISGGVAWDQYWGMSTEQDFDDVQKTLTDWTYQIVEVDVPGGKVDVESYSIGGVYHKKNNELIDSFHRYKNMPKPAKPSISNTFTGPVTLPLTLNGSAFSSANGELLNTTQFLISKVADFSVVDKEIYRDFENWFGKDGNGTPDITKNQNANVDITKATIAGNSITNGNYYVKVRYRDRNLEWSDWSDVKQFTVTGSVVSNPSFTLNKTEYLQNEPIIATYTDGPGNNQDWVGIYKKGQNPSSTTSQAYIYTNGQTAGTAAFTNGIAAKGQYFAGYFANNGYTDIAPKKNFYVGPKVQLQTTADTYPIGGTVIVNFSNGPNLTKDWIGIYKMGQTPGSIGASKWSYVTTEAGTLNFTGLSKGYYYAQYFLEDGYTPIGEKVFFKVGNLITELLTNKPVYTLGENITASWTDSPGIVKDWIGIYPQNISIPDDNFVSYTYFGGITEGTKTISGSALPATPGNYYMVMFTNDSYTEVSNRVQFQVTGATLGTGEAKSTEKNVVLYPNPAKPGEPTFIKSDYPIEKIELLSANGDMLYESKNINNQKFSLVNENLPQGVYFVKVYSRKLFTLKLIIK comes from the coding sequence ATGAAGTACATCTCATTTTTCATTTTTTTTATTGTGCAGTGGGCATTCGGCCAAGCCTTGTATCCTTATTTACAGAATCCGACACCAAACTCAATGATCGTCAATTGGAAAACGTCGTCAAATAACGAAACCACGGTACTTTATGGAACTAGTCCAACCAATCTGAATGTTACCTTTACCGGAACGACAAACATCTTTTCGGATACCGGGTATAACAATAATTATTATTATCATACCGCAAAAATTGCCAATCTACAGCCTAATACCAAATATTACTATAAAATTAAAACCGGCACCAGTGAGTCTGCCGTGTATAATTTCAAAACGCTTCCATTGCCAGGACAAGCGGCTACTGCAAACGGAAAAATCCGATTTTTCATAATGGGAGACAATCAGATAAAAGCGGAACCAAGATATGATACGCTGACCCTGAATGCTTATAAAAAATTAAAAGAAAAATTTGGAGCATCTTCAGATCCCTCAGACAATATCGCCTTAACATTTATGGTCGGTGATCAGGTAGATGTTGGAACGCTGGATCATTATGAAAATGTTCATTTTAAAAAGAATATTAAATTGTCACCTTATATTCCGATCCAGACCACTGTAGGAAATCATGAAACCTATGGCAGCCTGGGGATGAATGCATATAATGCCCACTTTTACACGGACGAAGTTAAATATCAGGGGATTGCTTCCGGAAGTAAAAATTATTATGCGCAACAGGCAGGCAATGTTCTATTTATAAGCCTGAATACCGAAAAGACGGAACCCGCTCAAATGGCATGGCTCCAGCAGGTTTTAACTGCAGCCAACAACGATTCTACAGTCGCCTGGATTATTTCTCTGGCACATAGGCCATACCAGGCTGAGCAATATGTAGGTGATATTTCAACCTGGGTAAGAAATACGGCGGTTCCTCTAATGGCAACTTCCTCCAAATATCTAATGCATATAGGAGCACATCATCACTTATACCACAGAGGCCAACTCAAAAACTCACCTACCTATCAGCTTATCTCAGGTGGGGTTGCCTGGGACCAATATTGGGGAATGTCAACAGAGCAGGATTTTGACGATGTCCAAAAGACATTGACAGACTGGACCTATCAGATTGTGGAAGTTGATGTACCTGGTGGTAAGGTTGATGTAGAGTCCTACTCGATTGGAGGAGTATATCATAAGAAAAATAATGAATTGATCGATAGTTTCCACAGGTATAAAAATATGCCTAAGCCTGCGAAGCCATCCATCTCAAATACCTTTACAGGTCCAGTTACCCTACCTTTAACCCTTAACGGAAGTGCTTTCTCTTCAGCGAATGGAGAGCTGCTGAATACAACACAGTTCTTAATCAGTAAAGTCGCCGATTTTTCTGTTGTAGACAAAGAAATATACCGCGACTTTGAAAACTGGTTCGGAAAAGATGGAAACGGTACACCGGATATTACAAAGAACCAAAATGCTAATGTCGACATTACCAAAGCAACCATTGCGGGGAATTCCATAACCAACGGAAATTACTATGTTAAAGTTCGGTATAGGGATAGAAATCTGGAATGGAGTGACTGGAGTGACGTTAAGCAGTTTACTGTGACTGGAAGTGTAGTTTCAAATCCTTCTTTCACACTTAACAAAACCGAATATCTGCAAAATGAACCGATCATTGCCACTTATACAGACGGTCCTGGAAATAATCAGGATTGGGTCGGAATATACAAAAAAGGGCAAAACCCCTCCTCAACCACTTCTCAGGCGTATATTTATACTAATGGCCAGACAGCCGGAACAGCTGCTTTCACAAATGGTATCGCTGCTAAAGGCCAATACTTCGCAGGTTATTTTGCAAACAATGGTTACACGGATATTGCACCGAAGAAAAATTTCTATGTTGGGCCGAAAGTACAGCTTCAGACTACAGCAGATACCTATCCGATAGGCGGAACAGTAATTGTAAATTTCAGTAATGGTCCGAATCTTACTAAAGACTGGATTGGTATTTATAAAATGGGACAGACTCCCGGTAGCATTGGTGCTTCAAAATGGAGCTATGTGACTACTGAAGCAGGAACACTTAATTTTACCGGACTATCAAAAGGTTACTATTATGCACAGTATTTTCTGGAAGACGGATATACTCCCATTGGCGAAAAGGTCTTCTTTAAAGTAGGAAATCTTATTACTGAGCTTCTGACCAATAAACCAGTATATACATTGGGGGAAAACATTACTGCTTCTTGGACAGATTCCCCGGGAATCGTTAAAGACTGGATCGGGATTTATCCTCAAAATATTTCGATTCCGGATGATAATTTTGTTTCATACACCTATTTCGGCGGAATAACTGAAGGTACAAAAACAATCAGCGGTTCTGCCCTACCGGCGACACCTGGAAATTACTACATGGTAATGTTCACCAACGATTCTTATACGGAAGTTTCAAACAGAGTTCAGTTTCAGGTAACGGGAGCAACATTAGGAACCGGAGAAGCAAAAAGCACTGAAAAAAATGTGGTTTTGTATCCTAATCCTGCGAAACCCGGCGAGCCAACTTTCATCAAAAGTGATTATCCCATTGAAAAGATTGAGTTACTATCAGCCAATGGAGATATGCTCTACGAGTCTAAGAACATTAACAACCAAAAATTTTCGTTAGTGAATGAAAATCTTCCACAAGGCGTTTATTTTGTAAAGGTCTACTCCAGAAAATTATTCACTTTGAAATTAATTATTAAATAG